In Pectinophora gossypiella chromosome 8, ilPecGoss1.1, whole genome shotgun sequence, the DNA window TATGTGTGTAAATTGAACGAAGTGTGTGCAAGAACAGGGAGTTTCTTTTATTTGGAACAAGTTAATATTTGACTTGATTCTCGTAGgacttattaattaaaacaatattaataaattgaatatttttttccaataaaATATCTTACAGCAAAaacttgtgtttattttttaatgggaTCCAATAAGGAATAAAAATTCTATGTATTCATTTGATttcagttttaatataacacattcatattcatatttatttacaataaaatactggCATTGACAATGTTAATATTTCCATTTATTAATTAGCAGTAAGTAAGCTAAATTCTTCAGTTTGACAAACGAGATATTCTAAAGTACTTATACTATTTTGTACAGTAAAATTTCGATATATTTTAAAGTTGtaagaaatatattatttgaaatatgtttttttgaATAACGCACGAATTGCGTGTATATTTTTAACGCGTGAAAACAGTTTATGAATATTCGAATTAGAATTTGATATTAAAGTTACTTTATTTCTTTTCGTTCAATTTTACAGTACACTGGGGAATTTAATTTTGATATGAATTTGTAACAGTTGaaaaaattaaagtaatatTAAGGCATTATTTATGttcaatagtaataaatgccaTACAATTATGATGAATTGATTTTCTAAAGCCATAAATAGGATAAGTACTATATCTATTTTGTgagttaaaaaatacatttgtttaCATGCTACATATCAACTATTAATCGATATATTTGACAAACTAATAACTTAATCTAAACTTTGGTGGGATCGttatgtgttatttattatagttcGGTAAATGTTGGATTTTGTTTTTGCAGAGAACGAAAACTGCAGTATTGTATTTACTTGCATTGTATATCGTGTAGAAAAATTAaggcaatataatataatatttcattttgttCTTGAGTAAACATGTGTAAGGCAAGTTTCGGCTCTAATCAActtattttaaatgaatttctGTTATCATTACATATAGCTGTTTAAGGTGGGTTTTCAATGTCCGAAGTTTTGGTTATTGTCTTCAACTAATGAAAAAATGCCTACATTATATATCTACACacatttataaacataaacatcgaCTTATAGGGTCCAATAACTCTAAAGTAAGTATTAAATCTGGTGGCAAGCCAGCGCCATATGTAACAGGCCTACAAACAAATAAAGTTTAGTTTTGCATTACGCTACGTCGGAACATCGAACATTTAGTCTACCTACAATCacgaagaaatataaaaatatacatcgatccaataaacacaataataataatgaaacaatTTACATTCAACACCACATAAACAACGATAATACTATGTGAAAAGCTTCCTGTAGCAACATAAAACACTTAAATTAAATAGGCGTATTTACAAGAATCTAAACAGCTAACGAAAGTTTAACTTAACTATGACTGTAATATTTGGCTTTGAAATAAATAGGCTAATATATTGAAAGCTATGGACAGAAACGACAGCGAAACTAGTTGTTGGAGAAAGGTGCTAACTAGATCAATGTGTTCGCTAAAAATTAGACGTAAGTTTAGTTAAAATCTCGGTAGCAACATGTCTATTTTTCCATAGCTTCCACTATACATTGTCGGGTAACATCGAATTGTCTAAAGTCTGGGGTAAACAGACTATCTTTTCGACGTGCCTTCACTGCTGAACCAGTGCCTCAGACCTAGGAGGGTGTAGAGGTCTTGGTTGGTGGTATGAGATCTCATAGGACGAGCGTGGTGCGGCGGCGGGGCCATTCGGCGAGCGCTTGGCTGCAGTGGCCCGGCGTAAGAATTCTGCACGACCGGATGTGGGCCCGGGAAGCTCGCGTACTGTAAGCTGTGAGGCCTGTAGTAGCTATGAGGAAACGTGTGATGATGCCTCCTCGGATTCTCATGAGCCGTATTGTAGACACCCCCAACTTGGTTCCGACCTGGCCAGTAGTCCTGAATGTGACGGAATGGATAGTTAGGCGGCGGAGTCGGCGAGTGTTGTCCCTGCCATGGATATCTGTAGTAAAGGTCCTCTTTAGGATACGACATGTCATCATCTTCTATgggttttttttctttgacatATATTAAAGGTGTTAGAACCGGCAAAGGCTCTTGAGGCGTTTCAGCGGGTTTCGGCTTATTGCGCCGATATTGAAGTTTGGTTCTTGTTCCAAGGATACTGTCATCCTTCGCTGCGTATTTCTTTTGGTCTTTACTGAAGCTGTCATCAGTTGTTACTTCAGCATATCGGCTTATAAGTTTGATAGCCTCTCCGATATCTGCATAATCGTTTTCTGGATTGAGTTTCATTTGGTCTCCATCCTTCTTCAAAATGTTTGTTGAATTAACATTTTTGGTACCATTAGTGGCTATTAGTACTGTGTTAGAGTTGTCCAACTGATTTTCAGTTGACGTGCTGTTACTAACGTCGATGTTACCAAGTTTATCGTTAATTTCGATAGCTGTCATTTTAGTTGGTGCTTCAGTATCACCCTCTGTCGTTGTCGGTTGTTCAGTCTGGATGTCTGTGTCGTACAGTACAGGATCAACGTTCACGTGTCCATACACTTGTTCTTTTTGTCCTTCATAGCTTTCGCTACTAATTTCAGTGGAGTTAGTGTCAGGGCTGTCACGTTTGGGTTTGTCCAGTGCTTGCAGGACGTTGTGGTTCAGAATGTCTATGGCTTCAGCTGAAGCGGTCTCATTGTGTGAGTTCTGCGAGTGCTGTAGTTGCAGCAGCTCTAGTTCTGCCACTAGGCCAGCCGCGGGGTCAGGTTTAGTTTCGTCTTTCTTGTCAACTTTGACGTAGCTTGGTTGCTGCTCTTGAGCCTGGAAAACAACCGGACCCTCGTgagttaagtatattttattaagactaTAGTTTTGTTATTATCTGAACCTCAGTATAGTATATCGTCTAGTGCGACGAGAGATATGTCTCTTTCACACTAACGGTGTACAAGTATGACACAAAGGAGACGAAATATGTGATATCATccagaaaaaaacaaatttgttctttattgcatcaaaataaaagaaaatagttataaaactaggtacatggcaaatgacgGCCAACTATAAAGAGAGGAAACTGTTGGTTGTTATGGTCATTGATAACACTGACCTGTGCGGATGGCTCCTGAGCCTGCAGGGGCGCAGCTTGGGGCTCCATGTTGCCAATAGGGATAGACAACTGCAATGGCCCCGGCTCCTCGTCCCCATAGTCGTACACCACGTCTCCGCTCGGAGGTGAAGTGAACAGGGCGTTCAGCTGCTCCAGCAGAATACGTTCGTGTTCATCTTGGTTCACCGTCACCACCTGCCGATAATAATATCCCAATTCAAACAACATTCAACGTAcaatcttcaggttacataTGAGAATCTCGTGAAAACTGAATTGCGATGGTGAAATCCTCTCAAAGAAGAAATGATTATAAATGCCAATGAAAACAAAGTGCATATAAGAAAATTGATTGTAAAAAGTTTTCAGTCcccaaataattaagtatttttacaaCGTCGGAGTATGAACTCCATGAGGCGCATAGGAAATGGGATTTTTGCGTGGTTTTAAATCAGTAAAAAAGTTTCAGAACATAAATGTTACCTGTACACAGCCATTGCTGTCGAGTCGTTGTCCTTTCGGGCAGACAAGGGGTGTGATGAAGAGTGACTTGGTGGTGATGCGTCGCGGCGGCGCGTTCTGGTTGCCGCTCTCGGGGCTCTGCAGCCAAGAACGCCAGGCGAGCTCCGCCGCCTGCCTGTCCAGGGTTCGGTGCGGCGCGCGAGTGGTAGCCTGCGCCCCCGCCCGCACCTCGGCCTCGGCCTCGGCCGCCACCACTGCGCACGACACCAGTAATGCCGTCCACATATACCACATTGCAAACACCTGCAGGCAAAAGACAATTGGGATGTGAACATTTGGAGATTGATTCCTTGATTTTCTTGGTACTGGAAGTTCCTATTTGCAATTTGGTTTTGATTCGTAGGAGAGACGAGCGTGCAGATCATAATAGCTGTGCATTTAGGTAGATTAAAGTATTCATGTAATAGTTTGTATCGGTCTTGATGGTGATGTTATGGATTCGCATGTAATGTAATGATACATTGAAACCGCTTTGTTTATTAATTCTGATTCATGTCCGTTACAAAGAAGTAAATGTAGGTACTTGTTGAGGAATATCAAACCATAAGTAATTTGGGTCAACCGAGTTTGCCAGAAGTACCTACCATTAACGAAACCTATCAACgtaatgaaaagaaaatatgtaatgACAAAATGGTTAGCTAGTGCGCGGTTGCGGTTGTAATTCTACGTATGAGCGTGATACAAAACCGAGGAAGTGGAATAATTTGATGATCTGAAGGTGAAAGAAGAACAATAGCGATTGAAACTCATCGAGTATAAGGAAAGTTGCATCGATGGCGAACAACATTGAATTTATGATCAGAGGTTAAGATGAATTGTGAACGCGGCTTCAGTGTGATGTCAACTGGATCAAGGCCCAGCCTTACCCATTAGTGCAATAGTTGGAGCACGAACTCAGATATTATTGATACCCGCAGCCAATCATTACAGTGACTTTCAATTTTCGTAATTGAAATAAgtcatataaattaaataatcagCGGTCATTGTGAAGACAGGTTATTAACCGAAAGTAGGCGCTGCTGCTTTTAATTTCGACACATTAAGATGATGAGGAGACTTTGACATGTTCCAAATACCGTCAACGTTCGGCCTTGAGACCCTTTATCATTTGAGAAAGTGAAAGCAAAGAGAGCTTAatcttagtacctacctacgatTCTCCTTTGCCTTCACTTTTAAGTTGAAATTATACTTTAAGTGTACATTTCGACCCCGTTATTGAGTGTTGCTACAAGAGCTTGATTTTCAAAACCAACATTGCATCTTCTTTGAATCGTAGTGGAATGTTAATAAATCCCTAAATGGAAGCTGGCTAGTTTTTGTTTCCGTTGTAAGTAAAATGAGAAAGTGAAAGACAAATTACACGTTACATTTGAAAGATCGACATAATGACAGGCGGACGGATGTTTCTTTTTGCATAAACACAAACGCTCCTCGATTTTAGAATTTCTAAACATGTGTCGCAAT includes these proteins:
- the LOC126368655 gene encoding uncharacterized protein LOC126368655 isoform X1 — translated: MQVRTRSPRRASQHAGYNVTGERRASPFKVFAMWYMWTALLVSCAVVAAEAEAEVRAGAQATTRAPHRTLDRQAAELAWRSWLQSPESGNQNAPPRRITTKSLFITPLVCPKGQRLDSNGCVQVVTVNQDEHERILLEQLNALFTSPPSGDVVYDYGDEEPGPLQLSIPIGNMEPQAAPLQAQEPSAQAQEQQPSYVKVDKKDETKPDPAAGLVAELELLQLQHSQNSHNETASAEAIDILNHNVLQALDKPKRDSPDTNSTEISSESYEGQKEQVYGHVNVDPVLYDTDIQTEQPTTTEGDTEAPTKMTAIEINDKLGNIDVSNSTSTENQLDNSNTVLIATNGTKNVNSTNILKKDGDQMKLNPENDYADIGEAIKLISRYAEVTTDDSFSKDQKKYAAKDDSILGTRTKLQYRRNKPKPAETPQEPLPVLTPLIYVKEKKPIEDDDMSYPKEDLYYRYPWQGQHSPTPPPNYPFRHIQDYWPGRNQVGGVYNTAHENPRRHHHTFPHSYYRPHSLQYASFPGPHPVVQNSYAGPLQPSARRMAPPPHHARPMRSHTTNQDLYTLLGLRHWFSSEGTSKR
- the LOC126368655 gene encoding uncharacterized protein LOC126368655 isoform X2, producing MWYMWTALLVSCAVVAAEAEAEVRAGAQATTRAPHRTLDRQAAELAWRSWLQSPESGNQNAPPRRITTKSLFITPLVCPKGQRLDSNGCVQVVTVNQDEHERILLEQLNALFTSPPSGDVVYDYGDEEPGPLQLSIPIGNMEPQAAPLQAQEPSAQAQEQQPSYVKVDKKDETKPDPAAGLVAELELLQLQHSQNSHNETASAEAIDILNHNVLQALDKPKRDSPDTNSTEISSESYEGQKEQVYGHVNVDPVLYDTDIQTEQPTTTEGDTEAPTKMTAIEINDKLGNIDVSNSTSTENQLDNSNTVLIATNGTKNVNSTNILKKDGDQMKLNPENDYADIGEAIKLISRYAEVTTDDSFSKDQKKYAAKDDSILGTRTKLQYRRNKPKPAETPQEPLPVLTPLIYVKEKKPIEDDDMSYPKEDLYYRYPWQGQHSPTPPPNYPFRHIQDYWPGRNQVGGVYNTAHENPRRHHHTFPHSYYRPHSLQYASFPGPHPVVQNSYAGPLQPSARRMAPPPHHARPMRSHTTNQDLYTLLGLRHWFSSEGTSKR